The proteins below come from a single Benincasa hispida cultivar B227 chromosome 4, ASM972705v1, whole genome shotgun sequence genomic window:
- the LOC120075026 gene encoding 6-hydroxynicotinate 3-monooxygenase-like: MADEKHKPKAVIVGGSIAGISSAHTLIKAGWEVQVLEKSPSPPTACSTGAGLGLDPLSQRLLQSWLSHPELLLQSTSPLTTEQNRAIDGESKRGRILSYDENLNFRAALWTDLHSLLYNELPPDIFLWGHLFLSLSISDDKTSVRIKAKVVETDEIVEIVGDLLVAADGCLSSIRQTFLPDFKLRYSGYCAWRGVFDYSENENSETVINVHKAYPEISKSVYFDFASGTHFLLFEIPKKKINWLWYVNQPELQLKARSMTMKVNEEILRKLHEQVDEIWVPEFAKVVRETKDPFINAIYDCDPLEQLVWDNVVLVGEAAHPTTPHCARSTNMAILDAAVLGKCLQKWGAQGLKSALIEYQSLRLPVVSAQVLHSRRAGRIKQGLTLPDCEPFDPNVATSIQNFPELQIRNIPFIDDVPQVIDLA, from the exons ATGGCCGACGAGAAGCATAAGCCCAAAGCCGTGATTGTGGGAGGGAGTATTGCCGGAATATCTTCCGCTCACACTCTTATTAAAGCCGGCTGGGAAGTTCAGGTCCTCGAAAAATCCCCCTCGCCGCCGACCGCTTGTTCCACCGGCGCTGGACTCGGCCTCGATCCTCTCTCTCAGAGGCTCCTCCAGTCCTGGCTTTCCCATCCTGAACTTCTCCTCCAATCCACTTCGCCCCTTACAACGGAGCAG AATCGAGCAATTGACGGAGAAAGCAAGAGGGGACGGATCTTGAGTTATGATGAGAATCTCAATTTCAGAGCGGCACTTTGGACTGACCTCCATAGCCTTCTATACAATGAGCTTCCACCTGATATATTTCTTTGGGGTcatcttttcctttctctttccaTTTCTGATGACAAAACGTCTGTGAGAATAAAAGCAAAAGTTGTGGAAACTGATGAAATCGTTGAAATAGTTGGGGATTTGCTTGTTGCAGCGGATGGATGTCTCTCTTCCATTCGTCAAACATTTCTTCCTGACTTCAAATTGAG ATATTCAGGTTATTGTGCTTGGAGAGGGGTTTTTGATTACTCAGAGAATGAGAATTCAGAGACTGTGATAAACGTCCATAAAGCGTATCCTGAAATTAGTAAATCCGTGTATTTCGACTTTGCATCTGGTACTCATTTTTTACTCTTTGAGATTCCAAAGAAGAAGATCAATTGGCTTTGGTATGTTAATCAACCAGAACTCCAACTCAAG GCTAGATCAATGACCATGAAAGTAAACGAGGAGATTTTGAGGAAATTGCACGAACAAGTGGACGAGATTTGGGTCCCCGAGTTTGCAAAGGTTGTTAGAGAAACAAAAGATCCATTCATCAATGCCATCTATGATTGTGATCCATTAGAACAACTAGTTTGGGACAATGTGGTATTGGTCGGAGAAGCAGCTCATCCAACGACTCCTCATTGTGCAAGGAGCACGAATATGGCGATATTAGATGCAGCTGTTTTGGGCAAATGCCTCCAAAAGTGGGGAGCACAAGGTCTAAAATCAGCCCTTATTGAGTATCAATCTCTTCGGCTTCCTGTCGTATCTGCGCAAGTATTGCATTCCCGGCGCGCCGGTCGAATAAAGCAAGGTTTGACACTTCCTGACTGTGAACCCTTCGACCCAAATGTAGCCACTTCTATACAAAACTTTCCAGAACTTCAAATTAGAAATATACCTTTCATTGATGATGTTCCTCAAGTGATTGATCTGGCATAG
- the LOC120075943 gene encoding V-type proton ATPase subunit c''1: protein MSSAVVLARSSSWARALINISPYTFSAIGIAIAIGVSVLGAAWGIYITGSSLIGAAIKAPRITSKNLISVIFCEAVAIYGVIVAIILQTKLESVSASQIYAPESLRAGYAIFASGIIVGFANLVCGLCVGIIGSSCALSDAQNSSLFVKILVIEIFGSALGLFGVIVGIIMSAQASWPAKRG from the exons ATGTCCAGCGCCGTCGTGCTTGCACGTTCTAGCTCCTGGGCTCGCGCTCTCATCAATATCTCTCCCTACACTTTCTCCGCCATCGGTATCGCCATCGCCATCGGCGTTTCCGTCCTCGGCGCCGCCTG GGGCATTTACATCACGGGAAGCAGTTTGATTGGTGCAGCGATCAAAGCTCCTCGTATTACTTCCAAGAACTTGATTAG TGTAATTTTCTGTGAAGCTGTTGCCATATACGGTGTCATTGTTGCCATTATCTTACAGACCAAATTAGAGAGTGTGTCAGCATCTCAGATATACGCCCCCGAGTCTCTAAGAGCAGGATATGCAATTTTTGCATCTGGAATCATTGTTGGCTTTGCAAACCTTGTCTGCGG GCTATGTGTGGGAATCATTGGAAGCAGCTGTGCATTATCAGATGCCCAAAACTCCTCCCTCTTTGTGAAGATTCTTGTAATCGAGATCTTTGGCAGCGCACTTGGGTTGTTTGGAGTGATTGTTGGGATAATTATGTCAGCTCAAGCCTCTTGGCCTGCAAAGAGAGGTTAA
- the LOC120075942 gene encoding 6-hydroxynicotinate 3-monooxygenase-like isoform X1: MNENEEIPKALVVGGSIAGISCAHTLIKAGWNVQILEKSTTPPTGSSTGAGLGLDPLSQSLIQSWLSDPHRLLQSTLSLTVDQNHATTDGETKGRRILTRDENFNFRAALWADLHGLLYNELPSEIFLWGHQFLSFSKSEDKASMKITARVLQTDEIIEIVADLLVGADGCLSSVLQTFLPNFKLRYSGYCAWRGVLDFSENENSDTIVGIRKAYPELGKCLYFDLGSATHIVLYELPKKKLNWIWYINQPEPQLKGNSVTMRVQDEMVRKMHKQAEKVWVPEFTRVLKETKEPFINVIYDRNPLEQLVWDNVVLVGDAAHPTTPHGLRSTNMSILDAAVLGKCLEKWGPDNLQSALAEYQSVRLPVSSKQVLHSRYMGRLKQGLALPDREPFNPRVATPDNCLELQQKNIPFFNDVPQLIDATRKSI, translated from the exons ATGAATGAAAATGAGGAAATCCCCAAAGCACTCGTCGTCGGCGGCAGCATAGCCGGAATTTCCTGTGCTCACACTCTCATAAAAGCCGGCTGGAATGTTCAGATACTTGAAAAATCAACCACTCCCCCTACCGGAAGTTCCACCGGCGCCGGCCTCGGCCTCGACCCTCTCTCACAGAGCCTCATCCAGTCCTGGCTTTCCGATCCCCACCGTCTCCTCCAGTCCACCCTCTCACTTACCGTCGATCAG AATCATGCAACTACTGATGGGGAAACTAAGGGCAGGAGGATTTTAACTAGGGATGAGAATTTCAATTTCAGGGCAGCTCTTTGGGCTGACCTCCATGGCCTTCTCTATAATGAGCTTCCATCTGAAATTTTTCTATGGGGTCACCAGTTCCTCTCTTTCTCCAAGTCTGAGGACAAAGCTTCTATGAAGATAACAGCTAGAGTTTTGCAAACTGATGAGATTATCGAAATAGTTGCAGATTTGCTTGTTGGTGCTGATGGGTGTCTTTCTTCTGTTCTTCAAACCTTCCTTCCCAACTTCAAGTTGAG ATATTCTGGATATTGTGCTTGGAGAGGAGTCCTTGATTTTTCTGAGAATGAGAATTCAGACACTATAGTTGGAATCCGAAAGGCATATCCTGAACTTGGGAAATGCCTGTATTTTGACTTAGGATCAGCTACTCACATTGTGCTCTACGAGCTTCCAAAGAAAAAGCTCAACTGGATTTGGTATATCAATCAACCAGAGCCACAACTTAAG GGTAACTCAGTGACGATGAGAGTACAAGATGAGATGGTGAGGAAGATGCACAAACAAGCCGAGAAGGTTTGGGTTCCTGAGTTCACAAGAGTccttaaagaaacaaaagagcCTTTCATTAATGTCATATATGATAGAAATCCATTGGAACAACTAGTTTGGGACAATGTGGTACTAGTTGGAGATGCAGCTCATCCCACAACTCCTCATGGCTTGAGAAGTACAAATATGTCAATATTAGATGCAGCTGTTTTAGGCAAATGCCTTGAGAAATGGGGACCAGATAACTTACAATCAGCCCTCGCAGAATATCAATCTGTTCGGCTGCCTGTCAGCTCAAAGCAAGTCCTGCATTCTAGGTATATGGGTAGGCTAAAGCAAGGTTTAGCTCTTCCTGACCGCGAACCCTTCAACCCCAGGGTAGCTACACCAGATAACTGCCTAGAACTTCAACAGAAGAACATTCCTTTCTTCAATGATGTACCTCAATTGATAGATGCTACCAGGAAATCTATATAG
- the LOC120075942 gene encoding 2,6-dihydroxypyridine 3-monooxygenase-like isoform X2 — MNENEEIPKALVVGGSIAGISCAHTLIKAGWNVQILEKSTTPPTGSSTGAGLGLDPLSQSLIQSWLSDPHRLLQSTLSLTVDQNHATTDGETKGRRILTRDENFNFRAALWADLHGLLYNELPSEIFLWGHQFLSFSKSEDKASMKITARVLQTDEIIEIVADLLVGADGCLSSVLQTFLPNFKLRYSGYCAWRGVLDFSENENSDTIVGIRKAYPELGKCLYFDLGSATHIVLYELPKKKLNWIWYINQPEPQLKFVLVDMNEQNKCRVTQ; from the exons ATGAATGAAAATGAGGAAATCCCCAAAGCACTCGTCGTCGGCGGCAGCATAGCCGGAATTTCCTGTGCTCACACTCTCATAAAAGCCGGCTGGAATGTTCAGATACTTGAAAAATCAACCACTCCCCCTACCGGAAGTTCCACCGGCGCCGGCCTCGGCCTCGACCCTCTCTCACAGAGCCTCATCCAGTCCTGGCTTTCCGATCCCCACCGTCTCCTCCAGTCCACCCTCTCACTTACCGTCGATCAG AATCATGCAACTACTGATGGGGAAACTAAGGGCAGGAGGATTTTAACTAGGGATGAGAATTTCAATTTCAGGGCAGCTCTTTGGGCTGACCTCCATGGCCTTCTCTATAATGAGCTTCCATCTGAAATTTTTCTATGGGGTCACCAGTTCCTCTCTTTCTCCAAGTCTGAGGACAAAGCTTCTATGAAGATAACAGCTAGAGTTTTGCAAACTGATGAGATTATCGAAATAGTTGCAGATTTGCTTGTTGGTGCTGATGGGTGTCTTTCTTCTGTTCTTCAAACCTTCCTTCCCAACTTCAAGTTGAG ATATTCTGGATATTGTGCTTGGAGAGGAGTCCTTGATTTTTCTGAGAATGAGAATTCAGACACTATAGTTGGAATCCGAAAGGCATATCCTGAACTTGGGAAATGCCTGTATTTTGACTTAGGATCAGCTACTCACATTGTGCTCTACGAGCTTCCAAAGAAAAAGCTCAACTGGATTTGGTATATCAATCAACCAGAGCCACAACTTAAG TTTGTGTTGGTCGACATGAATGAGCAAAACAAATGCAGGGTAACTCAGTGA